In Nocardioides dokdonensis FR1436, the following are encoded in one genomic region:
- the ctlX gene encoding citrulline utilization hydrolase CtlX yields the protein MSAQAPSAVILVRAERFVPNPATAADNAFQTEVPPDQTDEQTSAAALAEMDAVAERLREAGVRVHVFADEDHTRPDSVFPNNWLSTHAGGNVAVYPMYASNRRHERRSDVLEMLKSSYRVQTIVDYSGLEPDGIFLEGTGAMVLDHVSRVAYTAVSHRADTHVLERFCTDFGYEPMAFDAVDAAGVPVYHTNVIACIGTDVAMIALEMIPDEVRREAVRERLSVNGRRVVELTEEQVREFAGNAVELCGRTPEGRRRYIMVMSSRARRSLRADQVAAIEESCEIVDVDIPTIELAGGSVRCMIAGVHLDRRPPGVVPGRTPAVEAIDEDPHTLDGRDVAGDDGPVGA from the coding sequence GTGAGTGCCCAGGCCCCGTCCGCAGTGATCCTCGTCCGCGCCGAGCGGTTCGTCCCGAACCCCGCCACGGCAGCCGACAACGCCTTCCAGACCGAGGTGCCGCCCGACCAGACCGATGAGCAGACGTCGGCCGCGGCGCTGGCCGAGATGGACGCCGTGGCCGAACGACTGCGCGAGGCCGGCGTGCGGGTGCACGTGTTCGCCGACGAGGACCACACCCGGCCCGACAGCGTGTTCCCCAACAACTGGCTGTCGACCCACGCCGGCGGCAACGTCGCGGTCTACCCGATGTACGCCTCCAACCGTCGCCACGAGCGGCGCAGCGACGTGCTGGAGATGCTGAAGTCGTCCTACCGGGTGCAGACGATTGTCGACTACTCCGGCCTGGAGCCCGACGGCATCTTCCTCGAGGGGACCGGGGCGATGGTGCTCGACCACGTGTCGCGGGTGGCCTACACGGCGGTCAGCCACCGCGCCGACACCCACGTGCTCGAGCGGTTCTGCACCGACTTCGGTTACGAGCCGATGGCCTTCGACGCCGTCGACGCGGCCGGCGTGCCCGTCTACCACACCAACGTGATCGCCTGCATCGGCACCGACGTGGCGATGATCGCGCTCGAGATGATCCCCGACGAGGTGCGCCGCGAGGCGGTGCGCGAGCGGCTGAGCGTCAACGGGCGCCGGGTCGTGGAGCTCACCGAGGAGCAGGTGCGCGAGTTCGCGGGCAACGCCGTCGAGCTCTGCGGTCGTACGCCGGAGGGCCGGCGTCGCTACATCATGGTGATGAGCTCGCGGGCCCGCCGCAGCCTGCGCGCCGACCAGGTCGCGGCGATCGAGGAGTCCTGCGAGATCGTCGACGTCGACATCCCCACCATCGAGCTGGCCGGGGGCTCGGTGCGCTGCATGATCGCCGGTGTGCACCTCGACCGGCGCCCGCCCGGTGTGGTGCCGGGGCGCACCCCGGCGGTCGAGGCCATCGACGAGGACCCGCACACGCTCGACGGGCGCGACGTCGCCGGTGACGACGGGCCCGTCGGCGCCTGA
- a CDS encoding cupin domain-containing protein, translating to MEAQAPVVIGPEDGDISPEGRVKDRFLLEGHTTGGRFALVEHRFEPHALAAPMHLHHQEDEYTFVLRGRIGAVIGGQEVLAGPGDLVVKPRGQWHTFWNPGDEDARVLELISPGGFEQLFRQLMDHPVEDPEELGELAREYQCEIDLEATGELLERHTDDFWF from the coding sequence ATGGAGGCCCAGGCACCCGTCGTCATCGGCCCCGAGGACGGCGACATCTCACCCGAGGGCAGGGTCAAGGACCGCTTCCTCCTCGAGGGGCACACCACCGGCGGCCGCTTCGCGCTGGTCGAGCACCGCTTCGAGCCGCACGCGCTGGCGGCGCCGATGCACCTGCACCACCAGGAGGACGAGTACACGTTCGTCCTGCGCGGTCGGATCGGCGCCGTCATCGGTGGGCAGGAGGTCCTCGCCGGCCCCGGTGACCTGGTCGTCAAGCCGCGCGGGCAGTGGCACACCTTCTGGAACCCCGGCGACGAGGACGCACGGGTCCTCGAGCTGATCTCGCCAGGTGGCTTCGAGCAGCTCTTCCGCCAGCTGATGGACCACCCCGTCGAGGACCCGGAGGAGCTGGGCGAGCTGGCGCGCGAGTACCAGTGCGAGATCGACCTCGAGGCCACCGGCGAGCTGCTTGAGCGGCACACCGATGACTTCTGGTTCTAG
- a CDS encoding DUF3375 domain-containing protein — MSEIAAELAKVKGAFAQPTLTLLHQRHAPVVITIFRAVFGRNNKPVPTARLHAQVEEHLAQIRQAGEVDIPNGSVRDLCHRWMRGQWLVRSLDERGQEVYALTSHAQQALGLVTTLTRDRATLSEHRIATILGTVRRFNSEANPDRTARVTILNGEIARLQGERDRLVDGAEMPSASEDFMLEGFTELLSLISALPSDFARVEERFSQIRGEILASFRAEDRPAGEVIDDYLARADALMTATPEGRAFEGAFALLRDDALVTRLREDLGALLEHPLSDRLLGDAERAELRGTVRLVREGLDRVLSQRSRVTATLKEYIVSHDAVRDRELEQTLRQVESEMMTWMAATGPRATHDVPLLPARVTVDHLRERFHDPADDVLPDRITAADPDDAPAVSLDALLAQGGPQLSVLRGRLDDALADLAPAGSLGAVFEGLEPALRRPVEILGLLHLAADRGWTSDEEVETYAAVRHDGSRRTFTVPRTPLPDPDLDAPRAESETRA, encoded by the coding sequence GTGAGCGAGATCGCCGCGGAGCTGGCGAAGGTCAAGGGCGCGTTCGCGCAACCGACCCTCACCCTGCTGCACCAGCGGCACGCCCCCGTCGTCATCACGATCTTCCGCGCGGTGTTCGGCCGCAACAACAAGCCGGTCCCCACAGCCCGGCTGCACGCCCAGGTCGAGGAGCACCTGGCGCAGATCCGGCAGGCAGGGGAGGTCGACATCCCCAACGGCAGCGTCCGTGACCTGTGCCACCGGTGGATGCGGGGCCAGTGGCTGGTGCGCTCGCTCGACGAGCGCGGCCAGGAGGTCTACGCCCTCACCTCGCACGCCCAGCAGGCGCTCGGCCTGGTCACGACCCTGACCCGCGACCGTGCCACGCTCAGCGAGCACCGGATCGCGACGATCCTGGGCACGGTGCGCCGCTTCAACTCCGAGGCGAACCCCGACCGCACCGCCCGCGTCACCATCCTCAACGGCGAGATCGCCCGGCTGCAGGGCGAGCGCGACCGGCTCGTCGACGGCGCCGAGATGCCGAGTGCCAGCGAGGACTTCATGCTCGAGGGATTCACCGAGCTGCTCTCGCTGATCTCGGCGCTGCCCAGCGACTTCGCCCGGGTGGAGGAGCGCTTCTCCCAGATCCGTGGCGAGATCCTGGCGTCCTTCCGGGCCGAGGACCGGCCCGCGGGCGAGGTCATCGACGACTACCTCGCGCGCGCCGACGCCCTGATGACCGCGACCCCCGAGGGACGCGCCTTCGAGGGCGCCTTCGCGCTGCTGCGCGACGACGCCCTGGTCACCCGGCTGCGCGAGGACCTCGGCGCGCTGCTCGAGCACCCGCTCTCCGACCGGCTGCTCGGCGACGCCGAGCGCGCCGAGCTGCGCGGCACCGTCCGGCTGGTGCGCGAGGGCCTCGACCGGGTGCTCTCCCAGCGGTCGCGGGTGACCGCGACGCTCAAGGAGTACATCGTCTCCCACGACGCGGTGCGCGACCGCGAGCTCGAGCAGACGCTGCGCCAGGTCGAGTCCGAGATGATGACCTGGATGGCGGCCACCGGGCCGCGTGCCACCCACGACGTACCCCTGCTGCCGGCGCGGGTCACCGTGGACCACCTCCGCGAACGGTTCCACGACCCCGCCGACGACGTGCTGCCCGACCGGATCACCGCGGCCGACCCCGACGACGCGCCCGCCGTCTCGCTCGACGCGCTGCTCGCCCAGGGCGGCCCGCAGCTGTCGGTGCTGCGCGGTCGCCTCGACGACGCCCTGGCAGACCTGGCTCCTGCCGGCTCGCTCGGGGCGGTCTTCGAGGGGCTGGAGCCGGCCCTGCGCCGCCCGGTCGAGATCCTCGGGCTGCTGCACCTGGCCGCCGACCGCGGGTGGACCAGCGACGAGGAGGTCGAGACGTACGCCGCGGTGCGCCACGACGGCTCCCGCCGCACCTTCACCGTGCCGCGCACCCCGCTGCCGGACCCCGACCTCGACGCACCTCGAGCAGAGAGCGAGACCCGAGCATGA
- a CDS encoding DUF4194 domain-containing protein, protein MSTFLEHDDPEVEDGSVSLFEGDEGGLDLGQRHALVSLLKQRFISARTHPRDWQVLVEHERLLRSRLNDLFLDLAIDRVREVAWKRQALSETGSRFPTLLYDAAWSREETLVLIHLRDRLRSGLAGGDTRVHVDREDVVEYVASFRPPHATDESGDEKRARNAVVSIVKAGLLIGAAGDDRYEISEAVEPLLPLEVLQQLLESLQRANGTEPAPGTEEDSDLFETPAENADETPAPGGE, encoded by the coding sequence ATGAGCACCTTCCTCGAGCACGACGACCCCGAGGTCGAGGACGGCTCGGTGTCGCTCTTCGAGGGCGACGAGGGCGGCCTCGACCTCGGCCAGCGCCACGCCCTGGTGAGCCTGCTCAAGCAGCGCTTCATCAGCGCCCGCACCCACCCGCGGGACTGGCAGGTGCTGGTCGAGCACGAGCGCCTGCTGCGCTCCCGGCTCAACGACCTCTTCCTCGACCTGGCCATCGACCGCGTGCGGGAGGTGGCGTGGAAGCGGCAGGCCCTCTCCGAGACCGGCAGCCGCTTCCCGACCCTGCTCTACGACGCCGCCTGGTCGCGCGAGGAGACGCTGGTCCTGATCCACCTGCGCGACCGCCTGCGCAGCGGCCTGGCCGGTGGCGACACCCGCGTGCACGTCGACCGTGAGGACGTCGTCGAGTACGTCGCCAGCTTCCGGCCCCCGCACGCCACCGACGAGTCCGGCGACGAGAAGCGCGCCCGCAACGCGGTCGTGAGCATCGTCAAGGCCGGCCTGCTGATCGGGGCCGCCGGCGACGACCGCTACGAGATCAGCGAGGCCGTCGAGCCGCTGCTGCCGCTCGAGGTGCTCCAGCAGCTCCTCGAGTCGCTGCAGCGCGCGAACGGCACCGAGCCGGCGCCCGGCACCGAGGAGGACTCGGACCTCTTCGAGACCCCCGCCGAAAACGCGGACGAGACCCCTGCCCCCGGAGGCGAGTGA
- a CDS encoding flavin monoamine oxidase family protein — protein MSAEQDRPPHDVVVVGAGIGGLAAAEALHRSGVDVLVLEARPRTGGRLLGTAEGLDLGATWCWDGEPRVLGLVDRLGLATYAQHLAGDTVVEDQRGVQRYPGNLMDVASHRYVGGAGALTDALAATLPAQRLLLDHPVHSVARGAGGVLEVASRGRTWHARHVVLAVPPAVAADTVRLPADLPDDLVRVAAETPVWMGQVAKVVAVYDEPFWRHDGLAGAAASRVGPLQEIHDMSGPEGRPAALFGFAPSALMGPDADRQVRAQLARLFGARAADPRRVTIQDWSRERWTSPTTAAAGAPDHSLFGHPVFQEPTLEGRLHWASTETSPAFAGHVEGALVAAERTVDRILAAAS, from the coding sequence ATGAGCGCTGAGCAGGACCGTCCCCCGCACGACGTCGTGGTCGTCGGCGCCGGCATCGGCGGTCTCGCCGCGGCGGAGGCGTTGCACCGCTCCGGGGTAGACGTGCTGGTCCTCGAGGCCCGTCCTCGCACCGGCGGCCGGCTGCTCGGCACCGCGGAGGGGCTCGACCTGGGCGCCACGTGGTGCTGGGACGGTGAGCCCCGCGTGCTCGGGCTGGTCGACCGCCTCGGGCTCGCGACGTACGCCCAGCACCTGGCCGGCGACACCGTGGTCGAGGACCAGCGCGGTGTCCAGCGCTACCCCGGCAACCTCATGGACGTGGCCTCGCACCGGTACGTCGGCGGCGCGGGCGCCCTCACCGACGCCCTGGCCGCGACCCTGCCGGCGCAACGCCTCCTGCTCGACCACCCCGTCCACTCCGTGGCCCGCGGCGCCGGTGGCGTCCTCGAGGTGGCGTCCCGCGGCCGCACCTGGCACGCGCGGCACGTCGTGCTCGCCGTCCCGCCGGCCGTCGCCGCCGACACCGTCCGGCTGCCGGCCGACCTGCCGGACGACCTCGTGCGCGTCGCCGCCGAGACCCCGGTGTGGATGGGGCAGGTCGCCAAGGTCGTCGCGGTCTACGACGAGCCGTTCTGGCGCCACGACGGGCTGGCCGGGGCCGCCGCCAGCCGGGTCGGACCGCTCCAGGAGATCCACGACATGTCGGGGCCCGAGGGCCGACCGGCCGCGCTGTTCGGGTTCGCACCGTCGGCCCTGATGGGCCCTGACGCCGACCGGCAGGTCCGCGCACAGCTGGCCCGCCTCTTCGGCGCCCGCGCCGCCGATCCGCGCCGGGTCACCATCCAGGACTGGTCCCGCGAGCGCTGGACCAGTCCCACGACCGCGGCGGCGGGCGCGCCCGACCACAGCCTCTTCGGTCATCCCGTCTTCCAGGAACCGACCCTGGAGGGTCGGCTGCACTGGGCCTCGACCGAGACCTCCCCCGCCTTCGCCGGCCACGTCGAGGGTGCCCTGGTCGCGGCCGAGCGGACCGTCGACCGGATCCTGGCCGCTGCCTCCTAG
- a CDS encoding sigma-70 family RNA polymerase sigma factor, which translates to MDRTEQFEAERSRLVTVATRVLGDPGEAEDVVQQAWLRLHRTDAEIENLAGWLTTVTGRLCLDRLRSRTPLPHDGLDPDGPVDGRAAPPTDPADEVALADTVGVALHVVLERLSPRERVAFVLHDSFGFPFETVAATLGTTTVAARKLASRARAKVAQPAPEDALAGWEVVDAFMSAARGGDLTRLLALLAPDALVVGDDAAVGLGTPARITGRREVASFFDGAARAALPVVVDGRPGAAWYDRGVARVLFDFTVDGGLVRRIDFRADPTVLARTSRRPTTPRGPR; encoded by the coding sequence GTGGACCGGACCGAGCAGTTCGAGGCCGAACGGTCACGTCTGGTGACCGTGGCGACCAGGGTGCTCGGCGACCCGGGCGAGGCCGAGGACGTCGTGCAGCAGGCCTGGCTGCGCCTGCACCGCACCGATGCCGAGATCGAGAACCTCGCCGGCTGGCTGACGACCGTGACCGGCCGCCTGTGCCTCGACCGCCTGCGCTCGCGCACCCCGCTGCCGCACGACGGCCTCGACCCGGACGGCCCGGTCGACGGTCGGGCAGCCCCGCCCACGGACCCCGCCGACGAGGTCGCCCTGGCCGACACGGTCGGGGTCGCCCTCCACGTGGTGCTGGAGCGGCTCAGTCCCCGCGAGCGGGTCGCCTTCGTGCTGCACGACAGCTTCGGGTTCCCCTTCGAGACCGTGGCGGCCACGTTGGGCACCACGACCGTCGCCGCCCGCAAGCTGGCCTCGCGAGCACGGGCGAAGGTGGCCCAGCCGGCGCCCGAGGACGCCCTGGCCGGCTGGGAGGTCGTCGACGCGTTCATGAGCGCCGCCCGGGGCGGTGACCTCACGCGCCTGCTGGCGCTGCTGGCCCCCGACGCCCTCGTCGTCGGCGACGACGCGGCCGTCGGGCTCGGCACGCCCGCCCGGATCACCGGCCGCCGGGAGGTGGCGTCGTTCTTCGACGGTGCGGCCCGGGCCGCGCTGCCGGTGGTCGTCGACGGGCGCCCCGGCGCTGCCTGGTACGACCGCGGCGTGGCCCGGGTGCTCTTCGACTTCACGGTCGACGGGGGCCTCGTGCGGCGCATCGACTTCCGGGCCGACCCCACCGTGCTGGCGCGGACCTCGCGCCGACCGACCACACCGAGAGGACCGAGATGA
- a CDS encoding pyridoxamine 5'-phosphate oxidase family protein encodes MSATRSGPGDGGALIELDEATCWRLLASRPVGRLAWCQAAGPVLVPVNHTVEDRTVVVRTAPWASMVAQVDDSPVAYQVDDFDQVTREGWSVLVRGTAEVGYDASGGPEPWPAGSHAATVRIRPVEVTGRRVAPR; translated from the coding sequence ATGAGCGCCACCAGGAGCGGGCCAGGCGACGGCGGGGCCCTGATCGAGCTCGACGAGGCGACGTGCTGGCGGCTGCTGGCCTCCCGACCGGTCGGGAGGCTGGCCTGGTGCCAGGCGGCCGGCCCGGTGCTGGTCCCGGTCAACCACACCGTCGAGGACCGCACGGTCGTGGTGCGCACCGCCCCCTGGGCGTCCATGGTCGCCCAGGTCGACGACAGCCCCGTCGCCTACCAGGTCGACGACTTCGACCAGGTCACCCGCGAGGGCTGGAGCGTCCTGGTCCGCGGGACCGCGGAGGTCGGCTACGACGCGAGCGGCGGGCCGGAGCCCTGGCCGGCGGGCTCGCACGCGGCGACGGTGCGGATCCGGCCGGTCGAGGTCACCGGTCGCCGCGTCGCCCCGCGCTGA
- a CDS encoding ATP-binding protein, producing MTIDESEQVGARTDGLFEHQLVAAPTDDTMQWRAGLLQMVNWGGFSGLTEVPLGSDSTMISGASGVGKSTILDAYTALMMPSDTKFNGASNDAVAGRARGIGQRNLLSYLRGAVDVIDDPRTGRPVEKLLRGQGADTWGAVAVTFVNDRGGSFTALRTYYVPRRAIRSSEVQMQLVTHDGPLGLETLEVAVPERFHANTLKKLYPGVRVHRTYAELAEVLHARLGIGAGGDGSKALRLLSRIQAGNQVRSVDELYKDMVLERPATYAAADRAIEHFDDLDAAHAAMRTEEQKLDLLEPITALHERRGAAAQRLAELDSFGVTVPGDTPLRRWLLRTHRRLIETAVTTNRADRAATSEALALTRSAETALAGDLEAAKDAHRDAGGGDLQALAAQVEHERAIRAERGTRLAELEERVYPLVGLTDVEAPDLDSALDSVTAFAALQLHARKALAASDEAQARLRTERDEVRDGLLPLKNEQTALRRERASLESRAGRVPAHLHELRAEVARATGLDVDDLPFVAELLDVAPEESRWRTAVETVLGGTARTMLVPLERLADFSSAIDQLRLRTRFTFQGVELDLPSTGPSDPERIAGKLLFKDSPFSGWVQQHVADPARNAYCVETAAGLDGPGFRVTEAGQTRNGRRGAHGRGDQRSIIGFSNEEAVAEVDAQLRELEQRMLDHDARISGLDQRAARLAQQRQAYDAIAMVRYDDVDVAGCDRRIAELEQRRDDILAADDQLQVLQDQIEDLGRRLDETRQRRYALEQQQQALGSRHGELVEAEDHVNDRLEASEGDEGAGFTAEQDAALTAELAAAAAPADPDDLDRFAENAKRLEARLHEAVAEATTEVERVEADLTSVFRQYKTRWDSPNLGATADSYPDYARILEEIRGKGLADRRSEWRRRLTEWSGQDLVPLVGAMAASVEEIEDRLVPINTILKRLEFGGAGDRLRIRLRRLSPVHVQAFMKDLRGLSSGVSAAGAAPGEDDLERRFVELSSFMEQLRPQAPGGAPTDRDRLLDVRRHVEVSAERYDHLTGELRATYRTLGEKSGGESQELVAFIVGSALRFRLGDEMRSRPRFAPVFLDEGFVKADSEFAGRAVRAWKGLGFQLIIGVPLDKVTGLEPHMDALLAITKNTATHQAWITPITDASSAAG from the coding sequence ATGACGATCGACGAGAGCGAGCAGGTCGGGGCCCGCACCGACGGGCTCTTCGAGCACCAGCTGGTGGCGGCGCCCACCGACGACACCATGCAGTGGCGGGCCGGGCTGCTCCAGATGGTCAACTGGGGCGGCTTCAGCGGTCTGACCGAGGTCCCGCTGGGCAGCGACTCGACGATGATCTCCGGCGCCTCGGGCGTCGGCAAGAGCACGATCCTGGACGCCTACACGGCGCTGATGATGCCCTCGGACACCAAGTTCAACGGTGCGTCCAACGACGCGGTCGCGGGCCGGGCACGGGGCATCGGGCAGCGCAACCTGCTCTCCTACCTGCGCGGTGCCGTCGACGTGATCGACGACCCGCGCACCGGCCGGCCGGTGGAGAAGCTGCTGCGCGGCCAGGGCGCCGACACCTGGGGCGCGGTCGCGGTCACGTTCGTCAACGACCGGGGCGGCTCGTTCACCGCGCTGCGCACCTACTACGTCCCGCGCCGGGCCATCCGCTCCAGCGAGGTGCAGATGCAGCTCGTGACCCACGACGGCCCGCTGGGCCTGGAGACGCTCGAGGTCGCGGTGCCCGAACGCTTCCACGCCAACACCCTGAAGAAGCTCTACCCGGGGGTCCGGGTGCACCGGACCTACGCCGAGCTCGCCGAGGTGCTGCACGCGCGCCTGGGCATCGGCGCCGGCGGCGACGGCTCCAAGGCGCTGCGCCTGCTCTCCCGCATCCAGGCCGGCAACCAGGTCCGCAGCGTCGACGAGCTCTACAAGGACATGGTGCTCGAGCGACCGGCGACGTACGCCGCCGCGGACCGCGCGATCGAGCACTTCGACGACCTCGACGCCGCGCACGCCGCGATGCGCACCGAGGAGCAGAAGCTCGACCTGCTCGAGCCCATCACCGCGCTCCACGAGCGCCGGGGCGCCGCCGCGCAGCGCCTGGCCGAGCTCGACTCGTTCGGTGTCACGGTGCCCGGTGACACGCCGTTGCGACGGTGGCTGCTGCGCACCCACCGTCGGCTGATCGAGACCGCGGTGACCACCAACCGCGCCGATCGCGCCGCCACGTCGGAGGCCCTGGCCTTGACCCGGTCGGCCGAGACCGCGCTCGCCGGCGACCTCGAGGCCGCCAAGGACGCCCACCGCGACGCCGGCGGCGGGGACCTGCAGGCGCTCGCGGCGCAGGTCGAGCACGAGCGCGCCATCCGTGCCGAGCGCGGCACCCGGCTCGCGGAGCTGGAGGAGCGGGTCTACCCGCTGGTCGGCCTGACCGACGTGGAGGCCCCGGACCTCGACTCCGCGCTCGACTCGGTCACCGCCTTCGCCGCCCTGCAGCTCCACGCCCGCAAGGCGCTCGCCGCCAGCGACGAGGCCCAGGCCCGCCTGCGCACCGAGCGCGACGAGGTCCGCGACGGGCTGCTGCCGCTGAAGAACGAGCAGACCGCGCTGCGTCGCGAGCGCGCCTCCCTGGAGAGCCGCGCCGGCCGGGTGCCCGCCCACCTGCACGAGCTGCGCGCCGAGGTCGCCCGGGCCACCGGGCTCGACGTCGACGACCTGCCGTTCGTCGCCGAGCTCCTCGACGTGGCCCCGGAGGAGTCGCGGTGGCGCACCGCCGTCGAGACCGTGCTCGGTGGCACCGCCCGCACCATGCTGGTGCCGCTGGAGCGGCTCGCCGACTTCTCCTCGGCCATCGACCAGCTGCGGCTGCGCACCAGGTTCACCTTCCAGGGCGTCGAGCTCGACCTGCCCAGCACCGGGCCCTCGGACCCCGAGCGGATCGCCGGCAAGCTGCTCTTCAAGGACTCGCCCTTCTCGGGGTGGGTGCAGCAGCACGTCGCCGATCCGGCGCGCAACGCCTACTGCGTCGAGACGGCTGCCGGGCTGGACGGTCCCGGCTTCCGCGTGACCGAGGCCGGGCAGACCCGCAACGGGCGTCGAGGTGCCCACGGGCGCGGCGACCAGCGCAGCATCATCGGCTTCTCCAACGAGGAGGCCGTCGCCGAGGTCGACGCCCAGCTGCGCGAGCTGGAGCAGCGCATGCTCGACCACGACGCCCGCATCTCCGGGCTCGACCAGCGGGCCGCCCGCCTGGCCCAGCAGCGCCAGGCCTACGACGCCATCGCGATGGTGCGCTACGACGACGTCGACGTCGCCGGGTGCGACCGACGCATCGCCGAGCTCGAGCAGCGCCGCGACGACATCCTGGCCGCCGACGACCAGCTGCAGGTGCTGCAGGACCAGATCGAGGACCTCGGCAGGCGTCTCGACGAGACCCGCCAGCGGCGCTACGCCCTGGAGCAGCAGCAGCAGGCGCTGGGCTCCCGGCACGGGGAGCTGGTCGAGGCCGAGGACCACGTCAACGACCGGCTCGAGGCGAGCGAGGGCGACGAGGGTGCCGGGTTCACCGCGGAGCAGGACGCCGCGCTGACCGCGGAGCTCGCCGCCGCGGCCGCCCCGGCGGACCCCGACGACCTGGACCGCTTCGCCGAGAACGCCAAGCGGCTCGAGGCGCGGCTGCACGAGGCCGTGGCCGAGGCGACCACCGAGGTCGAGCGCGTCGAGGCCGACCTGACCAGCGTGTTCCGGCAGTACAAGACGCGCTGGGACTCGCCCAACCTGGGCGCCACCGCGGACTCCTACCCCGACTACGCCCGCATCCTCGAGGAGATCCGTGGCAAGGGTCTCGCCGACCGGCGCTCGGAGTGGCGCCGCCGGCTCACCGAGTGGAGCGGGCAGGACCTCGTGCCGCTGGTCGGCGCGATGGCGGCCTCGGTCGAGGAGATCGAGGACCGGCTGGTGCCGATCAACACGATCCTGAAGCGCCTGGAGTTCGGCGGCGCCGGGGACCGGTTGCGGATCCGCCTGCGCCGCCTGTCGCCGGTGCACGTGCAGGCGTTCATGAAGGACCTGCGTGGGCTGTCCTCAGGAGTGTCTGCGGCGGGTGCGGCCCCGGGGGAGGACGACCTGGAGCGGCGCTTCGTCGAGCTCAGCAGCTTCATGGAGCAGCTGCGCCCGCAGGCTCCGGGGGGTGCGCCCACCGACCGCGACCGGCTGCTCGACGTACGTCGGCACGTGGAGGTCAGTGCGGAGCGCTACGACCACCTCACCGGTGAGCTGCGTGCGACGTACCGGACCCTGGGGGAGAAGAGCGGTGGCGAGAGCCAGGAGCTGGTGGCCTTCATCGTCGGCTCCGCGCTGCGCTTCCGGCTCGGCGACGAGATGCGCTCGCGCCCCCGGTTCGCGCCGGTCTTCCTCGACGAGGGTTTCGTGAAGGCCGACTCGGAGTTCGCCGGGCGGGCGGTGCGGGCCTGGAAGGGCCTGGGCTTCCAGCTGATCATCGGCGTCCCGCTCGACAAGGTCACCGGGCTCGAGCCGCACATGGACGCCCTCCTGGCGATCACCAAGAACACCGCCACCCACCAGGCCTGGATCACGCCGATCACCGACGCGTCGTCCGCGGCCGGGTAG
- a CDS encoding patatin-like phospholipase family protein gives MTTAFVLSGGGSLGAVQVGMLQALTSAGIEPDLLIGTSAGGLNATWVGAHGTSQASLAELADTWIELRRRDVFPIRPLQLLRGLTGHSRSLFPGEPLGDLVARRAGIDVLEQARIPVHLLATDLFTGADVLLSTGSVRDAARATAAIPGLLPPVQVGERWLVDGAIATRAGVSHAIELGASRIVVLPAGVPCAIQEPPRSAIGVAVHALTLLIEQQLIIEVDLVVEGVSIGLLPPLCPLTISSADFDHAAELIERGFTSSAAWIADGGLERSRPSRYLSLHHHGSAGHRAQG, from the coding sequence ATGACCACGGCGTTCGTCCTGTCCGGGGGCGGCAGCCTCGGCGCCGTCCAGGTCGGCATGTTGCAGGCGCTGACCAGCGCCGGCATCGAGCCCGACCTGCTGATCGGCACCTCCGCCGGCGGTCTCAACGCGACCTGGGTGGGCGCCCACGGCACCTCCCAGGCGTCGTTGGCCGAGCTCGCGGACACGTGGATCGAGCTGCGTCGCCGCGACGTCTTCCCGATCCGTCCGCTGCAGCTGCTGCGCGGGCTGACCGGGCACAGCCGCAGCCTCTTCCCGGGCGAGCCGCTCGGCGACCTGGTGGCCCGGCGGGCAGGCATCGACGTCCTGGAGCAGGCACGCATCCCCGTGCACCTGTTGGCCACCGACCTGTTCACCGGCGCCGACGTGCTGCTCTCGACGGGGTCGGTGCGCGACGCCGCCCGCGCCACGGCAGCGATCCCGGGGCTCCTGCCCCCGGTGCAGGTGGGGGAGCGGTGGCTCGTCGACGGGGCCATCGCGACCCGCGCCGGGGTGTCGCACGCCATCGAGCTCGGCGCGTCACGCATCGTCGTGCTGCCCGCCGGCGTGCCCTGCGCGATCCAGGAGCCGCCGCGCTCGGCGATCGGCGTGGCGGTGCACGCGCTCACGCTGCTGATCGAGCAGCAGCTGATCATCGAGGTCGACCTGGTCGTCGAGGGCGTCTCCATCGGGTTGCTGCCGCCGCTGTGCCCGCTGACGATCTCCTCGGCCGACTTCGACCACGCCGCCGAGCTGATCGAGCGCGGGTTCACCTCCAGCGCGGCCTGGATCGCCGACGGCGGGCTCGAGCGGTCGCGCCCGAGCCGCTACCTCTCGCTGCACCACCACGGGAGCGCAGGGCACCGGGCGCAGGGCTGA